Within the Enterobacter roggenkampii genome, the region CGAACTGCCAGCTGCACCGCAGGTTACTGCTGAAGATGCATCCGCGAGCCTGGCAGAACTGCTGAACGCAGGTCTGGGTGGCTCCGACAACGAGTAATCGTTCAGTCGCTAATAAAAAACCCGCTTCGGCGGGTTTTTTTATATCTGCACTATTTCAGTTTACTAATGGGATCCGTCGATACAGCTCAATCATATCGCCCGCCAGGTCCTGTATGACCATGGCGTTCATCAGGTGATCCTGCGAGTGGACGGTGATCAGGTTAACCGGAAGCTTCCCGGTCCCTTCATCAAGACCGATAAGCTGCGTCTGTATGGTGTGCGCATGCTTCACATATTCCCGCGACTCTTCCATCGCTTTTTCGGCTTCGTCAAACTCACCTTTACGCGCCATCTGCAATGCCGTCAGGGCCGCACTGCGCGCCGCGCCTGCGTTAACAAGCAGTTCCATAATCGTGGTTTCTAAGTCTTCCATTATGACTCCAGAAGTTTGAGCGCTTTATCCAGTACGGCATCACCTTTCATCATGCCGTAATCCATCATGTCGATCACCGCGACCTTTTTGCCCAGCGGGTCGGCCTGCGCCTGTAATTTAGCCTGCTCGTATTTAACCTGTGGCCCCAGCAATACGATGTCGGCCGTTGCGATGTTGTCTTTAAACTCCGCAACCGGAACGGCTTTAATGGTGACTTCAACCCCTTTTTTCTGCGCGGCGTCTTTCATACGTTGAACCAGCATGCTGGTTGACATTCCCGCTGCACAGCATAAAACGATGTTCTTCATAATCAGCCTCGATCTACATGTGTTTATTGATAATTATCCCGTGCAGACCGCTTCAACAACCGCTTTACCGCGATTGTGTGTCAGGCATCACAAAGAAACAGGCGTTTTTCTGAAACCGGTTACAATTTTACATTGGCGGGTACCCGGCCCGTCGAAACGGGCAGGGTGAAAGCGAGAGGATTAGCTGATGGATGTGCGAACGATTCGATTTTTTCCCTGCTGTTTGGCGCTGTAGAGAGCGTTATCAACGCTTCCGACAAATTGTTCCAGCGGTTCAAAATGCCACTCCCCAAGACCGCCGCTGAACGTAACCCGCAGGTTTTCTTCCCGCCAGACGCGTTTTTCAACGGCGGTACGCCACGCTTCCAATAATGAGAGCGCGGAAGACATCTGCTCCGCCTGGAAGATTACGGCGAACTCTTCTCCGCCATAACGGTAAACCGAGACGTGATGTGGCTGCATAATCTGGATCCCTTCACGAGCCACGTTGCGCAGAACGATATCACCGGTCAGGTGACCCAGCGTGTCGTTAATTGACTTAAAGTTATCAATATCCACCAGCGCCATCGCGAAGGGCTGCTGGGCATTCAGCAGCTCTGCGATATCGCTGTCGAACGCACGGCGGTTTTTACAGCCCGTCAGCGCATCGTGGGTGGCCTGGCGCACATACGCCATTTCGCGCTCTTTATTGGACTGAATCGTGTGGCTCAACATCGCTTCAAGGCGCGGCGCCTCGTTAACGTCGCCAGTTTTGATGGCATTGATAATGTGCATCAGCACGCTACGCGAGGCGTGGCGGAGGTATAAGCCGAAAAGGATGATGATGATGGCCGCCAGCGCAAACCCCCAGCCAACGATCGTCGTTTCGTGGCGGGTGATATCGGTGAGCGTCGCACCGGATACCCGGTAGATGACAAACCAGTCCGGGTTGGTAAACGAGTAATAGTAATACCAGGCGTTGCTTTTCTTGTCGTAAAGATGGCCTT harbors:
- a CDS encoding PTS lactose/cellobiose transporter subunit IIA, whose protein sequence is MEDLETTIMELLVNAGAARSAALTALQMARKGEFDEAEKAMEESREYVKHAHTIQTQLIGLDEGTGKLPVNLITVHSQDHLMNAMVIQDLAGDMIELYRRIPLVN
- a CDS encoding PTS sugar transporter subunit IIB produces the protein MKNIVLCCAAGMSTSMLVQRMKDAAQKKGVEVTIKAVPVAEFKDNIATADIVLLGPQVKYEQAKLQAQADPLGKKVAVIDMMDYGMMKGDAVLDKALKLLES
- a CDS encoding sensor domain-containing diguanylate cyclase; the protein is MALHSKKLSFTRPIMLSFAGILCSFAVIAIAVTLSQRKDFLEDYHKINSNFTHNLAVNYTESILRENDYILGRSAMYFARDDRLNETLNLNPTQGLQMVMHLQNLMPTVSSISLADTQGHYLRAPEVLPTEKSKTFDPRTRPWFVAQAEASIFSHYTRPYMDYFTGHPTVTLYKPLISPEGRLKGTIAFHLDLTSMGYTLRQMVAPVQGEFFVVERDGAVVLHPDTGALFKQYVSEALMDKMTSGEGHLYDKKSNAWYYYYSFTNPDWFVIYRVSGATLTDITRHETTIVGWGFALAAIIIILFGLYLRHASRSVLMHIINAIKTGDVNEAPRLEAMLSHTIQSNKEREMAYVRQATHDALTGCKNRRAFDSDIAELLNAQQPFAMALVDIDNFKSINDTLGHLTGDIVLRNVAREGIQIMQPHHVSVYRYGGEEFAVIFQAEQMSSALSLLEAWRTAVEKRVWREENLRVTFSGGLGEWHFEPLEQFVGSVDNALYSAKQQGKNRIVRTSIS